The Mangifera indica cultivar Alphonso chromosome 8, CATAS_Mindica_2.1, whole genome shotgun sequence genome has a window encoding:
- the LOC123223690 gene encoding protein ENHANCED DISEASE RESISTANCE 4-like isoform X2 produces MTESSKVRLVRCPKCENLLPELEDYSVYQCGGCGAVLRAKVKNRETDTLSEKSEEEKIGEASTKSPTSSEKGIADSSEASDTDKADSGSLRCDQGVSQKNEVELADRFTNQSKVTNDNTGVERGLDVNTRKDETDNAIGIQNRNLNSRIGYTGGSQRSGQMSDWQTGERSEAEGSHKTMRTDAGGVRFLTSNYPEEGPSSYHSNSSYCYREPLRNRTGLDGANRVQYLEQDRVELLRKLDELKEQVSRSCDVAEKPKEKVPVDGRIVPPDPFGGSDSWLPNGSLGSDQSSMPFSGPDKHVAGPSYFNHGPDPFPYTNGHKMPLHGLHPSIHNPNHVPGYGDPFESQVLRRVSNQLPSQYQQPPSHPYFSGQYVDTTHYPFESYQQNAIFHQPSYSCYHCYDKHQQVSAPVQSTAFGNKPNNSMLYHHEIPGAFGPCVHNFGVAVPPSNFHGPQSHTRQPSDLNSKMGGFVHCYPRRVVLASGGRHCRPIAGGAPFFICNNCFELLQLPKKAKLMAKNRQKLLCGTCSLIINFEVINKKLVLSAQAETKQIATEVDNSSVEAVKEYISHSHGHFDRSGANFSSDDYDNSGYDFEAMDREPVPLPTDQVLNLGKPLEMQSLHYSSPSTCEDETSPEVLIAQKEVTKSTQQPTKATLSPPPAGSPLQEHFDYSSNNHAVNRFGKGNRSSRSDQEKLIPNRVATRQNSLKEASLATEMEVPLNEYSNTVMSQDSGDVIREDDIPRTNKGSESFFANIFKKSFKTDDHGKSNVSVNGHVIPDRVVKKAEKSAGPIRPGQYWYDFRGGFWGVLGGPCLGIILKTALVEILEFSSMEENFTKKIWICLLVEDFQLRGIGLTSLRFLGKLWMRTLEKS; encoded by the exons ATGACCGAGTCATCCAAAGTAAGGTTGGTTCGGTGTCCAAAGTGTGAGAATCTCCTTCCAGAACTTGAAGATTATTCTGTGTATCAATGTGGTGGTTGTGGTGCTGTTCTTCGAG CCAAAGTTAAAAATCGGGAGACTGACACTTTATCTGAGAAGtctgaagaagagaaaattggaGAAGCTTCCACCAAATCGCCCACTTCCTCTGAAAAGGGAATAGCGGACTCGAGTGAAGCTTCTGATACAGATAAGGCAGATTCTGGTTCTTTGAGGTGCGATCAAGGGGTCTCACAGAAGAATGAGGTTGAACTTGCTGACAGATTTACAAATCAATCTAAGGTTACAAATGACAATACGGGTGTTGAGCGTGGCCTTGATGTGAACACTAGGAAAGATGAAACAGATAATGCAATAGGAATTCAAAATAGGAATCTGAATTCCAGAATTGGATATACAGGTGGTTCCCAAAGATCAGGACAGATGTCAGATTGGCAAACTGGAGAGAGAAGTGAGGCGGAAGGATCTCACAAAACAATGAGAACTGATGCTGGAGGTGTAAGATTTCTGACTTCAAATTATCCTGAGGAGGGCCCTTCAAGTTACCATTCAAATTCTTCTTATTGTTATAGGGAGCCATTAAGGAACCGTACTGGTCTGGATGGGGCTAATAGAGTTCAGTACCTTGAACAAGATCGAGTTGAGCTTCTGAGGAAGCTAGATGAGCTTAAGGAACAGGTTAGTCGGTCTTGTGATGTGGCGGAGAAACCAAAGGAGAAAGTTCCTGTTGATGGGAGAATAGTTCCTCCAGATCCTTTTGGTGGTTCTGATTCATGGCTTCCAAATGGTTCTTTGGGATCAGATCAATCTTCAATGCCTTTTTCGGGGCCTGATAAACATGTTGCAGGGCCTTCTTATTTCAATCATGGCCCTGATCCATTTCCCTATACAAATGGCCATAAAATGCCTTTACATGGTTTACACCCTTCAATACATAACCCAAATCATGTTCCTGGGTATGGGGATCCTTTTGAATCCCAAGTGCTCAGGCGAGTTTCCAACCAGTTGCCCAGTCAATACCAACAACCACCATCTCATCCATACTTTTCTGGACAATATGTTGACACAACCCATTATCCCTTTGAGTCATACCAACAAAATGCTATCTTTCACCAGCCTTCCTACTCTTGTTACCATTGCTATGACAAACATCAACAGGTTTCAGCTCCAGTCCAATCCACTGCTTTTGGAAACAAACCAAATAATTCTATGTTATACCATCATGAAATTCCAGGAGCATTTGGTCCGTGTGTTCATAATTTTGGTGTTGCTGTTCCTCCATCAAATTTTCACGGTCCACAATCCCACACAAGACAGCCGAGTGACCTTAATTCCAAAATGGGTGGTTTTGTTCACTGCTATCCTCGGAGGGTGGTTTTAGCCAGTGGTGGCCGCCATTGCCGTCCAATAGCTGGTGGTGCCCCATTTTTTATATGCAATAATTGTTTTGAGCTACTGCAACTGCCCAAGAAAGCGAAGCTTATGGCTAAGAATCGGCAAAAATTGCTGTGTGGAACATGTTCATTGATTATCAATTTTGAAGTCATCAATAAGAAACTTGTTCTTTCTGCTCAAgctgaaacaaaacaaattgcCACAGAAGTCGATAATAGCTCTGTTGAGGCAGTGAAAGAGTATATTTCGCATTCCCATGGTCATTTTGACCGGAGTGGAGCTAATTTCTCTTCTGATGATTATGATAATTCTGGTTATGACTTTGAGGCAATGGATAGAGAGCCTGTCCCATTGCCGACAGACCAAGTTTTGAACTTAGGCAAGCCTCTGGAGATGCAAAGCCTCCATTATTCATCTCCTAGTACCTGTGAAGATGAAACTAGTCCAGAGGTTTTAATTGCTCAAAAAGAGGTCACAAAATCTACTCAGCAGCCTACTAAAGCGACTCTGTCTCCACCACCTGCTGGTTCACCACTTCAAGAGCATTTTGATTATTCTTCTAATAATCATGCTGTTAATCGATTTGGAAAGGGAAATAGAAGTAGTCGCTCTGATCAAGAGAAGTTGATCCCAAACAGGGTTGCCACAAGACAAAATTCTTTAAAAGAGGCATCATTGGCAACTGAGATGGAGGTACCATTAAATGAGTACTCTAATACTGTGATGTCTCAAGATTCAGGGGATGTAATCAGAGAAGATGATATTCCCAGAACCAACAAAGGGAGCGAATCGTTTTTTGCAAACATTTTCAAGAAGAGCTTCAAAACTGACGACCATGGCAAAAGTAATGTTTCAGTAAATGGCCATGTTATACCAGACCGTGTTGTTAAGAAGGCTGAAAAGTCAGCTGGACCAATTCGTCCTGGACAGTATTG GTACGACTTCCGTGGTGGATTTTGGGGTGTCCTGGGTGGGCCATGTCTCGGCATAATTCTT AAAACTGCGCTGGTGGAAATACTGGAATTTTCGTCAATGGAAGAGAACTTCACCAAAAAGATTTGGATTTGCTTGCTCGTAGAGGACTTCCAACTGAGAGGGATAGGTCTTACATCATTGAGATTTCTGGGAAAGTTGTGGATGAGGACACTGGAGAAGAGCTAG
- the LOC123223690 gene encoding protein ENHANCED DISEASE RESISTANCE 4-like isoform X1, with product MTESSKVRLVRCPKCENLLPELEDYSVYQCGGCGAVLRAKVKNRETDTLSEKSEEEKIGEASTKSPTSSEKGIADSSEASDTDKADSGSLRCDQGVSQKNEVELADRFTNQSKVTNDNTGVERGLDVNTRKDETDNAIGIQNRNLNSRIGYTGGSQRSGQMSDWQTGERSEAEGSHKTMRTDAGGVRFLTSNYPEEGPSSYHSNSSYCYREPLRNRTGLDGANRVQYLEQDRVELLRKLDELKEQVSRSCDVAEKPKEKVPVDGRIVPPDPFGGSDSWLPNGSLGSDQSSMPFSGPDKHVAGPSYFNHGPDPFPYTNGHKMPLHGLHPSIHNPNHVPGYGDPFESQVLRRVSNQLPSQYQQPPSHPYFSGQYVDTTHYPFESYQQNAIFHQPSYSCYHCYDKHQQVSAPVQSTAFGNKPNNSMLYHHEIPGAFGPCVHNFGVAVPPSNFHGPQSHTRQPSDLNSKMGGFVHCYPRRVVLASGGRHCRPIAGGAPFFICNNCFELLQLPKKAKLMAKNRQKLLCGTCSLIINFEVINKKLVLSAQAETKQIATEVDNSSVEAVKEYISHSHGHFDRSGANFSSDDYDNSGYDFEAMDREPVPLPTDQVLNLGKPLEMQSLHYSSPSTCEDETSPEVLIAQKEVTKSTQQPTKATLSPPPAGSPLQEHFDYSSNNHAVNRFGKGNRSSRSDQEKLIPNRVATRQNSLKEASLATEMEVPLNEYSNTVMSQDSGDVIREDDIPRTNKGSESFFANIFKKSFKTDDHGKSNVSVNGHVIPDRVVKKAEKSAGPIRPGQYWYDFRGGFWGVLGGPCLGIILPFIEEFNYPMPENCAGGNTGIFVNGRELHQKDLDLLARRGLPTERDRSYIIEISGKVVDEDTGEELDSLGKLAPTVEREQHGFGMKPRVAAQ from the exons ATGACCGAGTCATCCAAAGTAAGGTTGGTTCGGTGTCCAAAGTGTGAGAATCTCCTTCCAGAACTTGAAGATTATTCTGTGTATCAATGTGGTGGTTGTGGTGCTGTTCTTCGAG CCAAAGTTAAAAATCGGGAGACTGACACTTTATCTGAGAAGtctgaagaagagaaaattggaGAAGCTTCCACCAAATCGCCCACTTCCTCTGAAAAGGGAATAGCGGACTCGAGTGAAGCTTCTGATACAGATAAGGCAGATTCTGGTTCTTTGAGGTGCGATCAAGGGGTCTCACAGAAGAATGAGGTTGAACTTGCTGACAGATTTACAAATCAATCTAAGGTTACAAATGACAATACGGGTGTTGAGCGTGGCCTTGATGTGAACACTAGGAAAGATGAAACAGATAATGCAATAGGAATTCAAAATAGGAATCTGAATTCCAGAATTGGATATACAGGTGGTTCCCAAAGATCAGGACAGATGTCAGATTGGCAAACTGGAGAGAGAAGTGAGGCGGAAGGATCTCACAAAACAATGAGAACTGATGCTGGAGGTGTAAGATTTCTGACTTCAAATTATCCTGAGGAGGGCCCTTCAAGTTACCATTCAAATTCTTCTTATTGTTATAGGGAGCCATTAAGGAACCGTACTGGTCTGGATGGGGCTAATAGAGTTCAGTACCTTGAACAAGATCGAGTTGAGCTTCTGAGGAAGCTAGATGAGCTTAAGGAACAGGTTAGTCGGTCTTGTGATGTGGCGGAGAAACCAAAGGAGAAAGTTCCTGTTGATGGGAGAATAGTTCCTCCAGATCCTTTTGGTGGTTCTGATTCATGGCTTCCAAATGGTTCTTTGGGATCAGATCAATCTTCAATGCCTTTTTCGGGGCCTGATAAACATGTTGCAGGGCCTTCTTATTTCAATCATGGCCCTGATCCATTTCCCTATACAAATGGCCATAAAATGCCTTTACATGGTTTACACCCTTCAATACATAACCCAAATCATGTTCCTGGGTATGGGGATCCTTTTGAATCCCAAGTGCTCAGGCGAGTTTCCAACCAGTTGCCCAGTCAATACCAACAACCACCATCTCATCCATACTTTTCTGGACAATATGTTGACACAACCCATTATCCCTTTGAGTCATACCAACAAAATGCTATCTTTCACCAGCCTTCCTACTCTTGTTACCATTGCTATGACAAACATCAACAGGTTTCAGCTCCAGTCCAATCCACTGCTTTTGGAAACAAACCAAATAATTCTATGTTATACCATCATGAAATTCCAGGAGCATTTGGTCCGTGTGTTCATAATTTTGGTGTTGCTGTTCCTCCATCAAATTTTCACGGTCCACAATCCCACACAAGACAGCCGAGTGACCTTAATTCCAAAATGGGTGGTTTTGTTCACTGCTATCCTCGGAGGGTGGTTTTAGCCAGTGGTGGCCGCCATTGCCGTCCAATAGCTGGTGGTGCCCCATTTTTTATATGCAATAATTGTTTTGAGCTACTGCAACTGCCCAAGAAAGCGAAGCTTATGGCTAAGAATCGGCAAAAATTGCTGTGTGGAACATGTTCATTGATTATCAATTTTGAAGTCATCAATAAGAAACTTGTTCTTTCTGCTCAAgctgaaacaaaacaaattgcCACAGAAGTCGATAATAGCTCTGTTGAGGCAGTGAAAGAGTATATTTCGCATTCCCATGGTCATTTTGACCGGAGTGGAGCTAATTTCTCTTCTGATGATTATGATAATTCTGGTTATGACTTTGAGGCAATGGATAGAGAGCCTGTCCCATTGCCGACAGACCAAGTTTTGAACTTAGGCAAGCCTCTGGAGATGCAAAGCCTCCATTATTCATCTCCTAGTACCTGTGAAGATGAAACTAGTCCAGAGGTTTTAATTGCTCAAAAAGAGGTCACAAAATCTACTCAGCAGCCTACTAAAGCGACTCTGTCTCCACCACCTGCTGGTTCACCACTTCAAGAGCATTTTGATTATTCTTCTAATAATCATGCTGTTAATCGATTTGGAAAGGGAAATAGAAGTAGTCGCTCTGATCAAGAGAAGTTGATCCCAAACAGGGTTGCCACAAGACAAAATTCTTTAAAAGAGGCATCATTGGCAACTGAGATGGAGGTACCATTAAATGAGTACTCTAATACTGTGATGTCTCAAGATTCAGGGGATGTAATCAGAGAAGATGATATTCCCAGAACCAACAAAGGGAGCGAATCGTTTTTTGCAAACATTTTCAAGAAGAGCTTCAAAACTGACGACCATGGCAAAAGTAATGTTTCAGTAAATGGCCATGTTATACCAGACCGTGTTGTTAAGAAGGCTGAAAAGTCAGCTGGACCAATTCGTCCTGGACAGTATTG GTACGACTTCCGTGGTGGATTTTGGGGTGTCCTGGGTGGGCCATGTCTCGGCATAATTCTT CCATTCATTGAAGAATTCAACTATCCCATGCCAGAAAACTGCGCTGGTGGAAATACTGGAATTTTCGTCAATGGAAGAGAACTTCACCAAAAAGATTTGGATTTGCTTGCTCGTAGAGGACTTCCAACTGAGAGGGATAGGTCTTACATCATTGAGATTTCTGGGAAAGTTGTGGATGAGGACACTGGAGAAGAGCTAGACAGCCTTGGCAAACTTGCTCCAAC AGTTGAGAGGGAACAGCATGGATTTGGCATGAAACCTAGAGTGGCTGCacagtga